One Panulirus ornatus isolate Po-2019 chromosome 1, ASM3632096v1, whole genome shotgun sequence genomic region harbors:
- the LOC139751602 gene encoding uncharacterized protein — MPTNRPSFISCLLFSTLISNLYVTAESEPSPKSAVPADTVLESAFSDTDPGTITSYYPVQDRNETKGRPTDHNATRTMNTTTSEQDPPSKTYPHDLFHTRWRKLQGATRTTPSPAPPTVDQDYQQGQLQGATRTTPSPAPPTVDQDYQQDQPEASARRPMTALPTVDQDTRKGLHNAETILGSTPENSLILCDHLPRKFNPNSFGHTMEVCWGQEGHVLPFEKTYDLCDEISAIINHNVTFDVITSSNGSQRVYYDDRYIHYCLPLYKKFHNCKENKYAAKCWDGNEAAVFVNPHTCPKPDNYKYFGAYIAFNMDYENTTALQLFCNKRCIEVYGEVTGVPFKVSNLDFIVDGLGCTHHPGFPATETERNITMFSIRNTHWPCCFAYYTVYWMDDPEAHGLNGAWSYLPASCRAGEVLLILMVAGVAVSGVIGNLLVLVVMLSGTQRARESNMLRISLALADFLTAFFVVVPSFYEHISPFIRQAKLFEWRWDNDKAPSNAAPDKDHLGFYVIDGGFPFMQSFTLSVCTTVSILTMMLLSFERLVVTRSPLRYKQYFSIPRVLTAIALTWISGILDALLFSYGPNGFDVLYSTLAKIPTGLSRQYPEDFAFVGLYFLRIALLALSIVLTIVFSALGVVYFLMGQVHVKAEWKSLGMNVKGPINEENRHILITQLLILAFFLLSIVPRSAVFLYEVSAKLCGRFCQYYDIIYYLSWWIFLAGSAWNPWVYNMRSSMFKDDVLAWLLMLVPWRSRGPQVLQENPIIKLNNLHLRKALSKHDSKPLESLQPSLESSRLR, encoded by the coding sequence ATGCCTACCAATAGGCCATCATTCATCTCCTGCCTGCTCTTCAGCACCTTGATCAGTAACCTCTATGTTACTGCTGAATCTGAGCCAAGTCCTAAATCTGCCGTGCCAGCTGACACCGTTTTGGAATCAGCGTTCTCTGACACAGATCCAGgaaccatcaccagctactaccCTGTTCAAGACAGGAATGAAACCAAAGGACGTCCAACTGATCACAACGCCACACGTACGATGAATACCACCACTTCAGAGCAGGATCCTCCCTCCAAGACTTATCCCCATGATCTTTTCCACACGAGATGGCGCAAACTGCAGGGCGCTACCAGGACTACTCCATCCCCCGCACCGCCTACCGTCGACCAGGACTACCAGCAGGGTCAACTGCAGGGCGCTACCAGGACTACTCCATCCCCCGCACCGCCTACCGTCGACCAGGACTACCAGCAAGATCAACCAGAGGCTTCTGCGAGGAGACCTATGACAGCATTACCTACCGTCGATCAGGACACCCGGAAAGGACTGCATAATGCAGAAACAATCCTGGGTTCCACACCAGAGAATTCTCTGATCCTGTGTGATCATCTGCCACGCAAGTTTAACCCTAATTCCTTCGGACATACTATGGAAGTCTGTTGGGGGCAAGAAGGCCATGTATTACCTTTCGAGAAAACATATGACCTTTGTGATGAAATAAGTGCCATAAttaaccataatgtgacattcgaCGTAATTACTAGTTCAAACGGTTCCCAGAGAGTGTATTACGATGATCGATATATTCATTACTGTTTACCTTTATACAAGAAATTTCATAATTGTAAAGAAAATAAGTATGCTGCAAAATGCTGGGACGGTAACGAGGCTGCGGTCTTTGTCAACCCTCACACTTGTCCAAAGCCAGATAACTATAAATATTTTGGCGCTTATATAGCTTTTAATATGGATTATGAAAACACGACCGCTTTACAGTTATTCTGTAATAAGCGCTGCATTGAGGTATATGGAGAAGTCACTGGTGTTCCTTTCAAAGTTTCAAATTTAGATTTCATTGTCGACGGCTTGGGGTGTACACACCATCCTGGTTTCCCTGCCACAGAGACGGAAAGAAATATTACCATGTTCAGCATACGGAACACACACTGGCCTTGTTGCTTCGCTTATTATACAGTCTACTGGATGGATGACCCTGAGGCCCACGGTCTGAACGGAGCCTGGAGCTACCTGCCGGCGTCTTGTCGTGCAGGCGAGGTGTTGCTGATACTGATGGTAGCTGGCGTGGCGGTAAGCGGAGTAATAGGAaacctgctggtgttggtggtcatGCTGAGTGGAACACAGAGGGCCCGCGAGTCCAACATGCTCCGAATTTCCTTGGCACTTGCCGATTTCCTCACAGCCTTTTTCGTGGTGGTCCCTTCCTTTTATGAGCACATCTCACCGTTTATCCGACAAGCTAAGCTGTTCGAGTGGCGGTGGGATAATGACAAGGCACCCAGTAACGCTGCTCCAGACAAAGATCATCTTGGGTTCTACGTTATTGATGGTGGATTTCCCTTCATGCAGTCGTTCACCCTCAGCGTGTGTACTACCGTATCAATACTGACGATGATGCTCTTAAGCTTCGAGAGGTTGGTCGTCACCAGGAGTCCCTTACGATACAAACAATACTTCTCGATTCCACGGGTCCTGACGGCTATCGCTCTCACCTGGATATCAGGAATTTTGGACGCTCTACTTTTCTCGTATGGACCAAATGGGTTCGATGTGCTGTATTCAACTTTAGCTAAGATTCCGACTGGACTTTCAAGGCAGTACCCGGAGGACTTTGCTTTTGTTGGGTTGTATTTCCTCCGCATTGCACTGTTAGCCTTGTCGATCGTTTTGACGATTGTTTTCTCAGCGTTAGGAGTCGTATATTTTCTTATGGGGCAGGTCCACGTAAAAGCTGAGTGGAAGAGCTTGGGTATGAACGTAAAAGGACCTATCAACGAAGAAAACCGTCATATCCTCATAACGCAATTACTTATATTAGCCTTCTTCCTCTTGTCCATAGTTCCACGGAGTGCGGTCTTCCTTTACGAGGTGTCTGCGAAACTCTGCGGTCGCTTTTGTCaatattatgatataatttatTATCTGTCGTGGTGGATCTTCCTGGCGGGGTCGGCCTGGAATCCCTGGGTCTACAACATGCGCAGCTCTATGTTCAAAGATGATGTTCTGGCTTGGCTTCTCATGTTGGTGCCCTGGCGCTCCAGAGGACCACAGGTACTCCAGGAGAACCCAATAATAAAGTTGAATAACCtgcatcttcgcaaagctttatCTAAACATGACAGTAAACCGCTGGAATCTCTCCAGCCATCACTGGAATCCAGCCGTTTGAGATGA